CCTGGCTGTGCCTCCATCTGTGGGAGCATTACCGGTTCAGCCAGGACCGCTACTATTTGGCCCAGGTGTACGATACGATGAAGGAGGCTGCACAGTTCCTGCTGGACTATCTCATTGAAGATGAAGCGGGCCAGCTGATTACCTGCCCGTCCATCTCGCCGGAGAACACCTATCAGCTTCCGGGCGGAGAATCCGGCGTGCTGTGCGCCGGGGCCTCGATGGACTTCCAGATCATTGAAGCCCTGTTCAAGGCCTGTGTCCAGAGCTCGGAGATTATCGGCCGGGATGAGGCATTCCGCGAAGAGCTTCGCGCGGCACTGGACCGGCTGCCGGAACCGAAGATCGGCAAATACGGCCAGATTCAGGAGTGGATGGAGGATTATGAGGAGGTCGAGCCGGGACACCGCCATATCTCCCATCTCTTTGCCTTGTACCCCGGAGACGCGTTCACGGTACAGGGTACGCCTGAGCTGGCAGCAGCGGCCCGGACGACACTGGAGCGCAGACTGGCGAGCGGTGGCGGACATACCGGCTGGAGCCGGGCCTGGATTATTAACTTCTGGGCGCGTTTGCAGGATGAAGACAAGGCCTATACGAACGTGCGGGCGCTGCTGGAGCACTCCACCCTGCCGAATCTGTTCGACAACCATCCGCCGTTCCAGATCGACGGCAACTTCGGCGGCACCGCAGGCATCGCCGAGATGCTGCTGCAGAGTCACACCGAAGGAATTCAGCTGCTGCCAGCCCTGCCGTCAAGCTGGAACGAAGGCAGCGTCCGCGGCTTACGGGCCAGAGGCGGGTATACGCTTGATTTCGTTTGGGCAGGCGGACTCGTTACGGAAGTGAAAGTTACCTGTACGGTCCCTGGCCCATGCCGCCTGGAAGGCCCGGGGCTGTCTCCGGTATCCTTCACAGGAGAAGCGGGCAGTTCGTATACTTTCACCGGGCAGAGGTAGTTGACAAATATATTATGATAGTACTGTGGGATTGGCGTATCGTGCGCCAATCCTTTTTGGTGTGGTTAGCTAGAGCGTCGAGTGTGGCCGGATGTATGCGGAAAACCGAACATAATTGGCAGGTAAGCTGGTGCGCACTGAACCCCTGCCCACAACGGCAATTCCGCTGCCGGTTGCCCAGGTAACCGTTTTCTTTTATCGATTTTTCAGGGGGGAAGACCTATAGTTTATGAATTGTAAGCGTATTCTGAAAACGTATAATTAAAGATGTCACCAGGAGATGTTATAAGCATAAGCATTAGCCAAAAAGGGGAGGCATATCAACATGCACAAATCTGCAAAACGTTCCGCCCAGGCCGCAGCAGCCGGTGTACTGGCACTCACACTGGCACTTACAGGCTGCGGTTCCGGCAGCAACAACACCAACACCGGCGGTGACGCCGGCGGCAAAAACGCCGCAAGCGGGGGCAACGCCACTCCGGCCGCAGCCGGAGACGACAACGCACCGGTAACATTCTCCGTATTCATGAACGGTCCCGGGCAGCAGCCTACACCGGACAACAAGATCCTCAAGCTAATCAAAGACGAGACCGGCATAACCTTCAACCAGGAATTCCTGGTCGGCGACCTGCAGCAGAAGCTGGGCGTTATGATCGCCGGGGGCGACTATCCGGATATTATGTCCGGGGATGACAAGCTGATCAATGCTAAGGCATATATCCCGCTTGAAGATCTGATTGAGAAGTACGCACCGAACCTGAAGAAGCATTACGGGGCGGTGTGGAACCAGATCAAGGATGAGAGTGACGGCCACATCTACGTGCTGCCAAGCTACGGCGTCTACCAAGGTAAAATCACTGAACCGACTTACCAGGGACCAGGCTTCTGGCTGCAAAAGAAGGTCCTGGAGGAAATGGGCTATCCAACGCCTAAGACCCTGGATGAGTATTTCGATATTATTGCCAAATATAAAGAAAAACACCCGGATGTGATCGGGTTCGAATCCCTCAACTTCGACTGGCGTGTATTCCCGCTGCAGAATGCGCCTGAGCATCTGTCAGGACATCCGAATGACGGAGCGGTGATTGTAGACAACAACAAAGCTCAGATTTTTGCCGATAAGGATATCTCCAAGACCTACTACAAGAAGCTGAACGAGATCAACGCCCAGGGCCT
This region of Paenibacillus sp. FSL K6-1096 genomic DNA includes:
- a CDS encoding extracellular solute-binding protein; translation: MHKSAKRSAQAAAAGVLALTLALTGCGSGSNNTNTGGDAGGKNAASGGNATPAAAGDDNAPVTFSVFMNGPGQQPTPDNKILKLIKDETGITFNQEFLVGDLQQKLGVMIAGGDYPDIMSGDDKLINAKAYIPLEDLIEKYAPNLKKHYGAVWNQIKDESDGHIYVLPSYGVYQGKITEPTYQGPGFWLQKKVLEEMGYPTPKTLDEYFDIIAKYKEKHPDVIGFESLNFDWRVFPLQNAPEHLSGHPNDGAVIVDNNKAQIFADKDISKTYYKKLNEINAQGLMDKEAFVQNYDQYLAKVASGKVVGMFDQHWNFQDGEKSLISQGKLEDTYIGFPLLYPGYEEWYRDRGAVGTNRGFGISIKAKDPVRIIKFWDKMITEDWQKTLQWGVKGEDYEVNADGSFYRTPEQRANADQTSWQVANKISGMFGYMPKIQGTYSDGNAADAGTQPQEFFDSLKPYDQKILKAYNKKSWSEFFKEPKENNIYFPAYSIVLKDGSPAQLAQSKLNDLQVKYLPKAIMASPAEFDSVWQDYVDKIHKLDIKAYEDRINEGIQQRIEKWSVK